The following proteins are encoded in a genomic region of Nonomuraea muscovyensis:
- a CDS encoding cold-shock protein produces MASGTVKWFNAEKGFGFIEQDGGGADVFAHYSNIVSQGGYRELHEGQKVAFDVTQGQKGPQAENIVPA; encoded by the coding sequence ATGGCTTCTGGCACCGTGAAGTGGTTCAACGCGGAAAAGGGCTTCGGCTTCATCGAGCAGGACGGCGGCGGCGCCGACGTCTTCGCCCACTACTCCAACATCGTCTCTCAGGGCGGCTACCGCGAGCTGCACGAGGGCCAGAAGGTGGCCTTCGATGTCACCCAGGGCCAGAAGGGCCCGCAGGCCGAGAACATCGTTCCCGCCTGA